A stretch of Allostreptomyces psammosilenae DNA encodes these proteins:
- a CDS encoding glutaredoxin family protein, producing the protein MSLFSRRARAAAAVPAGPRTVTLIGRPGCHLCDVAREVVERVTVDLDVEIVERDITTDEELHRRYWDKVPVVLVDGAPHAVYRVNPDLLRRALT; encoded by the coding sequence ATGAGCCTCTTCTCCCGCCGCGCCCGCGCCGCCGCCGCGGTGCCGGCCGGACCGCGCACCGTCACGCTGATCGGCCGCCCCGGATGCCACCTGTGCGACGTGGCCCGCGAGGTCGTCGAGCGGGTCACCGTGGACCTCGACGTGGAGATCGTCGAGCGCGACATCACCACCGACGAGGAACTGCACCGCCGCTACTGGGACAAGGTGCCGGTGGTCCTCGTCGACGGCGCCCCGCACGCCGTGTACCGGGTCAATCCGGACCTCCTGCGCAGGGCCCTGACCTGA
- the hemC gene encoding hydroxymethylbilane synthase produces MSSSTEPARVLRLGTRRSALAKAQSGAVADLVAKVTGTTVELVEITTYGDTSKEALAQIGGTGVFVSALRDALLAGRIDLAVHSLKDLPTAAPRGLALAAVPPREDPRDVLVARDGLRLAELPDGARVGTGSPRRMAQLNAWALRTGRRLDVVPIRGNVDTRVGFVRSGELDAVVLAHAGLLRLGRAEEVTEVLPFDTMLPAPGQGALAVECSASHADLVTALAELDDPLTRAAVTAERSLLAALEAGCSAPVGAHAVGWGDELPATELRLAAFVGRPDGAAMVQLSATGSLDDASALGRDLAAEMLAQGAAGLMGERDC; encoded by the coding sequence ATGAGCAGCAGCACTGAACCCGCGCGGGTCCTCAGGCTCGGCACCCGGCGCAGCGCGCTCGCCAAGGCGCAGTCGGGGGCCGTCGCCGACCTGGTGGCCAAGGTCACCGGGACGACCGTCGAACTGGTCGAGATCACCACGTACGGGGACACCTCCAAGGAGGCGCTGGCCCAGATCGGCGGCACCGGCGTGTTCGTCTCCGCGCTGCGGGACGCGCTGCTGGCCGGCCGCATCGACCTGGCCGTGCACTCGCTGAAGGACCTGCCGACGGCCGCGCCGCGCGGCCTGGCGCTGGCCGCCGTGCCGCCCCGCGAGGATCCGCGGGACGTGCTGGTGGCCCGGGACGGGCTGCGGCTGGCCGAGCTGCCGGACGGCGCCCGGGTCGGCACCGGATCGCCGCGCCGGATGGCGCAGCTGAACGCCTGGGCGCTGCGCACCGGCCGCCGGCTGGACGTGGTGCCGATACGCGGCAACGTCGACACCCGGGTGGGCTTCGTGCGCTCCGGCGAGCTCGACGCCGTCGTCCTGGCGCACGCCGGCCTGCTGCGGCTGGGGCGCGCCGAGGAGGTCACCGAGGTGCTTCCGTTCGACACGATGCTGCCCGCCCCCGGCCAGGGGGCACTGGCGGTGGAGTGCTCCGCGTCCCACGCGGATCTCGTCACCGCGCTCGCCGAGCTCGACGACCCGCTGACCCGGGCCGCCGTGACCGCCGAGCGGTCCCTGCTCGCCGCCCTGGAAGCCGGCTGCTCCGCCCCCGTCGGGGCGCACGCGGTCGGGTGGGGCGACGAGCTGCCTGCCACCGAGCTGCGCCTCGCCGCCTTCGTCGGTCGCCCCGACGGGGCGGCCATGGTGCAGCTGTCCGCCACCGGCTCCCTGGATGACGCCTCCGCCCTCGGCCGCGACCTCGCGGCCGAGATGCTCGCCCAGGGTGCGGCCGGTCTGATGGGGGAGCGAGACTGTTGA
- a CDS encoding DUF6973 domain-containing protein has product MATKYADVRYIEELSAADIGHGQQDLARVVNVIDQALPELAGLHGTVEWQGEGRATYDSRLRDADTLLQGLRDGFDRAARALEAYRRAVAEADALVRDGREAENALAALIADLAEGQSAAFRDADALSQWEDLRARTGPFDWLMEQGAEEEIEAVRPAAEQHYGAATGAYGGALAREREARETAASELDAAYRAVPDYEADSQAAADVIVDTPGMREEVLEAAANPYSRRPGPGILERYQVETDERGLVEYPRGRLAQLARMLGFTETSEVTATEADILDELITPNPTDLQAFMELRDEALAAPERYVPEGAVSDGHGDAFRHAYWNARMTQEYGVEWTSRFATAHEMTPENTAAHREAMDLHNNEVGRRIAEQNPDASPDELAALILEEMERGELLVIQQDGTAAYSDQVPMDGTGTAREGGLPGRPAGEFTEEEDY; this is encoded by the coding sequence GTGGCCACCAAGTACGCCGATGTCCGGTACATCGAGGAGCTGAGCGCCGCCGACATCGGGCACGGCCAGCAGGACCTCGCCCGGGTGGTGAACGTCATCGACCAGGCCCTCCCCGAACTGGCCGGCCTGCACGGCACCGTGGAGTGGCAGGGGGAGGGGCGCGCCACCTACGACTCCCGGCTGCGTGACGCGGACACCCTGCTCCAGGGGCTGCGCGACGGCTTCGATCGCGCCGCCCGGGCGCTGGAGGCCTACCGCCGGGCCGTGGCCGAGGCGGATGCCCTGGTCCGTGACGGCAGGGAGGCCGAGAACGCCCTGGCCGCGCTGATCGCCGACCTGGCCGAGGGCCAGAGCGCCGCCTTCCGCGACGCGGACGCGCTGAGCCAGTGGGAGGACCTGCGGGCTCGCACGGGCCCCTTCGACTGGCTGATGGAGCAGGGCGCCGAGGAGGAGATCGAGGCGGTCCGGCCCGCGGCCGAGCAGCACTACGGTGCGGCCACCGGCGCCTACGGCGGCGCCCTGGCCAGAGAGCGCGAGGCCCGCGAGACGGCGGCCTCCGAGCTCGACGCCGCCTACCGGGCCGTCCCCGACTACGAGGCCGACTCGCAGGCCGCGGCGGACGTCATCGTGGACACTCCCGGCATGCGGGAGGAGGTGCTGGAGGCCGCCGCCAACCCCTACTCGCGCCGGCCGGGGCCCGGCATCCTGGAGCGCTACCAGGTGGAGACCGACGAGCGGGGGCTGGTGGAGTACCCGCGGGGGCGCCTCGCGCAGCTCGCCAGGATGCTCGGCTTCACCGAGACCAGCGAGGTGACGGCGACCGAGGCGGACATCCTGGACGAGCTGATCACGCCCAACCCGACCGACCTGCAGGCGTTCATGGAACTGCGGGACGAGGCCCTGGCGGCGCCGGAGAGGTACGTTCCCGAGGGCGCCGTCAGCGACGGGCACGGTGACGCCTTCCGCCACGCCTACTGGAACGCGCGGATGACCCAGGAGTACGGCGTGGAGTGGACCTCCCGCTTCGCCACCGCCCACGAGATGACGCCGGAGAACACGGCCGCGCACCGCGAGGCGATGGACCTGCACAACAACGAGGTGGGCCGCAGGATCGCCGAGCAGAACCCCGACGCCAGCCCGGACGAGCTGGCCGCGCTGATCCTGGAGGAGATGGAACGGGGCGAACTGCTGGTGATCCAGCAGGACGGAACCGCGGCCTACAGCGACCAGGTGCCGATGGACGGCACCGGGACGGCGCGGGAGGGTGGGCTGCCGGGGCGCCCGGCGGGGGAGTTCACCGAGGAAGAGGACTACTGA
- a CDS encoding uroporphyrinogen-III synthase: MSPTTKKKTTGQVTFLGAGPGDPGLLTLRAVEVLATADVLVAEERLSEVLRRYCPDGVEVVDPAECVAVGPVVDLPVGREDRAPAGATALSASAPGSAVPAGSVPAASGGSHAAKGSVGSTGSSGSSGSSATAALLAGAALATDGSAPGGHGAAPVEVPARLRAAVAAGKHVVRAVPGDPGMDGAATREMLACAQERVLFEIVPGIAPVAGVPAYAGVPLHGGRGTDVRYVEGSGLDSEEWQALGACDTTLLLSAPLQVLPGAAADLVTGGRKPSTPVSVTVDGSTTRQRTWTATLGTLAAELKAAKVLAPSIAAADSPMAITVVGDVVERRSELSWFETKPLFGWQVLVPRTKEQAASLSEQLRSYGAVPHEVPTIAVEPPRTPQQMERAIKGLVTGRYEWIAFTSVNAVRAVREKFEEYGLDARAFAGIKVAAVGEQTARALVEFGVKPDLVPSGEQSAAGLLEDWPPYDPVFDPIDRVFLPRADIATETLVAGLIELGWEVDDVTAYRTVRASPPPAATREAIKGGGFDAVLFTSSSTVRNLVGIAGKPHNVTVIACIGPATAKTAEEHGLRVDVLSPEPSVAALAEALADFGAARRDAALAAGESPSRPSQRRAGSRRKAR; the protein is encoded by the coding sequence TTGAGCCCCACCACCAAGAAGAAGACAACCGGCCAGGTCACCTTCCTCGGCGCCGGACCGGGTGACCCCGGCCTGCTGACGCTGCGGGCGGTGGAGGTGCTGGCCACCGCCGACGTGCTGGTCGCCGAGGAGCGGCTGAGCGAGGTGCTGCGCCGGTACTGCCCGGACGGCGTCGAGGTCGTGGACCCGGCGGAGTGCGTGGCGGTCGGGCCGGTCGTGGACCTGCCCGTGGGGCGGGAGGACCGCGCGCCGGCCGGCGCCACGGCCCTGTCCGCCTCCGCGCCGGGGAGCGCCGTGCCCGCGGGTTCCGTGCCGGCCGCCTCCGGTGGTTCCCACGCCGCCAAGGGGTCGGTCGGTTCCACCGGGTCCTCCGGCTCTTCCGGCTCTTCCGCCACGGCCGCGCTCCTGGCCGGTGCCGCGCTGGCGACCGACGGCTCCGCGCCGGGCGGCCACGGCGCCGCCCCGGTCGAGGTGCCGGCGCGGCTGCGCGCCGCGGTGGCCGCCGGCAAGCACGTGGTGCGCGCCGTGCCGGGTGACCCGGGCATGGACGGCGCGGCCACCCGGGAGATGCTGGCCTGCGCGCAGGAGCGGGTGCTGTTCGAGATCGTCCCGGGCATCGCGCCGGTGGCCGGTGTGCCGGCGTACGCGGGTGTGCCGCTGCACGGCGGCCGGGGCACCGACGTGCGCTACGTCGAGGGCTCCGGGCTGGACAGCGAGGAGTGGCAGGCGCTGGGCGCCTGCGACACCACGCTGCTGCTGTCCGCGCCCCTGCAGGTGCTGCCGGGGGCCGCCGCGGACCTGGTGACCGGCGGGCGCAAGCCGTCGACGCCGGTGTCGGTGACGGTGGACGGTTCCACCACCCGGCAGCGGACCTGGACGGCGACGCTGGGCACGCTGGCCGCGGAGCTGAAGGCGGCCAAGGTGCTGGCCCCGTCGATCGCCGCGGCCGACTCGCCGATGGCGATAACCGTGGTCGGGGACGTCGTGGAGCGGCGCAGCGAGCTGTCCTGGTTCGAGACCAAGCCGCTGTTCGGCTGGCAGGTGCTGGTGCCGCGCACCAAGGAGCAGGCGGCCTCGCTCTCGGAGCAGCTGCGTTCCTACGGGGCGGTGCCGCACGAGGTGCCGACCATCGCGGTGGAGCCGCCGCGCACCCCGCAGCAGATGGAGCGGGCGATCAAGGGCCTGGTGACCGGTCGCTACGAGTGGATCGCGTTCACCTCGGTGAACGCCGTGCGGGCGGTGCGGGAGAAGTTCGAGGAGTACGGGCTGGACGCGCGGGCGTTCGCCGGCATCAAGGTGGCGGCGGTGGGCGAGCAGACGGCCCGCGCGCTGGTCGAGTTCGGCGTCAAGCCGGACCTGGTGCCCTCCGGCGAGCAGTCGGCGGCGGGGCTGCTGGAGGACTGGCCGCCGTACGACCCGGTGTTCGACCCGATCGACCGGGTGTTCCTGCCGCGCGCGGACATCGCCACCGAGACGCTGGTGGCCGGCCTGATCGAGCTGGGCTGGGAGGTGGACGACGTCACGGCGTACCGGACGGTGCGCGCGTCGCCGCCGCCGGCGGCCACCCGTGAGGCGATCAAGGGCGGCGGCTTCGACGCCGTGCTGTTCACCTCGTCCTCGACGGTCCGCAACCTGGTGGGCATCGCCGGCAAGCCGCACAACGTCACGGTGATCGCCTGCATCGGCCCGGCCACCGCGAAGACCGCGGAGGAGCACGGCCTGCGGGTGGACGTGCTGTCGCCGGAGCCGTCGGTGGCGGCGCTGGCGGAGGCGCTGGCGGACTTCGGCGCGGCGCGGCGGGACGCGGCCCTGGCGGCGGGCGAGTCGCCGTCCCGGCCGAGCCAGCGGCGCGCGGGTTCTCGTAGGAAGGCACGGTGA
- a CDS encoding 3'-5' exonuclease — protein MRSQGYAVVDLETTGSSPWRHRIVEVGVVLMDADARPQGEFETLLCPDSPVGPTHIHGIRQQDVTDAPAFADVAPHLLRLLRGRVFVAHNARCDLSFLAREYERLDIGLPEVPWLCTMRMAELHLPPLPAPSLTACRRAAGLPAHRAHTALGDARATAELFRRYAAMYPSRPVAWGGLLRRAAGMRWPEEGWAVHAGTSGAKGNDRRPPAVPRSGRSGE, from the coding sequence TTGCGCTCCCAGGGCTACGCCGTGGTCGATCTGGAGACCACCGGCAGCAGCCCCTGGCGGCACCGGATAGTCGAGGTCGGTGTCGTCCTGATGGACGCCGACGCCCGCCCGCAGGGCGAGTTCGAGACCCTGCTGTGCCCCGACTCCCCGGTCGGACCCACCCACATCCACGGCATCCGTCAACAGGACGTGACCGACGCGCCCGCCTTCGCGGACGTCGCCCCGCACCTGCTCCGACTGCTGCGCGGCCGGGTCTTCGTCGCCCACAACGCGCGCTGCGACCTGTCCTTCCTGGCCCGCGAGTACGAGCGGCTGGATATCGGGCTGCCCGAGGTCCCGTGGCTGTGCACGATGCGGATGGCGGAGCTGCACCTGCCGCCGCTGCCGGCGCCCTCGCTGACCGCCTGCCGCCGGGCGGCCGGCCTGCCCGCGCACCGCGCGCACACCGCGCTCGGCGACGCCCGGGCCACCGCGGAGCTGTTCCGTCGCTACGCGGCGATGTACCCGTCACGCCCCGTGGCGTGGGGCGGTCTGCTGCGGAGGGCCGCCGGGATGCGTTGGCCGGAGGAGGGGTGGGCCGTCCATGCTGGGACGAGTGGCGCGAAAGGGAACGACCGCCGCCCGCCGGCGGTTCCGAGGTCCGGGAGGAGCGGTGAGTGA
- a CDS encoding glutamyl-tRNA reductase, whose amino-acid sequence MSLLALGLSHRTAEVGLLERAALDADAQVRLLSGAVSAPSVNEVAVLATCNRIEVYADVEKFHGGIADLSAELAAATGVPLEELTDHLYVHYEDRAVHHLFSVACGLDSMVVGEGQILAQIKQALAQAQARHSAGRALNDLFQQSLRVGKRAHSETRIDRAGQSLVSVGLDRIRDVVGPLDGLRALVVGAGSMSSLAATTLARAGVKELVIANRTAARARRLADTLGAGTVPYDEVDAAIAAADLVVTCTGATGTVIHAGPVAAAVRSRRDGGVTTPLAILDLAMPRDVDPAARTLDGVHLVDLERLAEDSGAGELAGDVERVGRLVGEEVAAYGAAQRAARVTPTVVALRAMAAQVVDSELARLDGRLPDLDERSRAEVAQTLHRVVEKLLHAPTVRAKQLAADPSGADYAEALRALFDLDPQAVAAIGTARPAAGPVDGVAVAGAAPAPPLSPPHSSNRDQPGTRVP is encoded by the coding sequence ATGAGTCTGCTGGCTCTCGGCCTGAGCCACCGCACCGCGGAGGTCGGCCTGCTGGAGCGGGCGGCCCTGGACGCGGACGCCCAGGTGCGCCTGCTGTCCGGAGCCGTCTCGGCACCCTCCGTGAACGAGGTCGCCGTGCTGGCCACCTGCAACCGCATCGAGGTCTACGCTGACGTGGAGAAGTTCCACGGCGGCATCGCCGACCTGTCCGCCGAGCTCGCGGCGGCCACCGGCGTCCCCCTGGAGGAGCTGACCGACCACCTGTACGTGCACTACGAGGACCGCGCCGTGCACCACCTGTTCTCGGTGGCCTGCGGACTGGACTCGATGGTGGTCGGCGAGGGCCAGATCCTCGCCCAGATCAAGCAGGCGCTGGCCCAGGCGCAGGCCCGGCACAGCGCCGGCCGGGCGCTGAACGACCTGTTCCAGCAGTCGCTGCGGGTCGGCAAGCGCGCGCACAGCGAGACCCGGATCGACCGGGCCGGGCAGTCGCTGGTCAGCGTCGGCCTCGACCGGATCCGGGACGTCGTCGGCCCGCTGGACGGGCTGCGCGCGCTGGTCGTCGGCGCCGGCTCGATGAGCTCGCTGGCCGCCACGACGCTGGCCCGCGCCGGCGTCAAGGAGCTGGTCATCGCCAACCGCACCGCCGCCCGGGCGCGCCGGCTGGCCGACACCCTCGGTGCCGGCACCGTGCCCTACGACGAGGTCGACGCGGCGATCGCCGCCGCCGACCTGGTGGTGACCTGCACCGGCGCCACCGGCACGGTGATCCACGCCGGCCCGGTGGCCGCCGCCGTGCGCTCCCGCCGGGACGGCGGGGTGACCACCCCGCTGGCCATCCTGGACCTGGCCATGCCGCGCGACGTCGACCCGGCCGCCCGCACCCTGGACGGGGTGCACCTGGTCGACCTGGAGCGGCTGGCCGAGGACTCCGGCGCCGGCGAACTGGCCGGCGACGTGGAGCGGGTCGGCCGGCTGGTCGGCGAGGAGGTGGCCGCCTACGGCGCCGCGCAGCGGGCGGCCCGGGTCACCCCGACCGTCGTCGCCCTGCGGGCGATGGCCGCGCAGGTGGTCGACTCCGAGCTGGCCCGGCTGGACGGCCGGCTCCCGGACCTGGACGAGCGCAGCCGTGCCGAGGTGGCGCAGACCCTCCACCGGGTCGTGGAGAAACTCCTGCACGCCCCCACCGTGCGGGCCAAACAGTTGGCGGCGGATCCGTCCGGGGCCGACTACGCGGAGGCGCTGCGCGCCCTGTTCGACCTGGATCCGCAGGCCGTCGCCGCGATCGGCACCGCCCGCCCCGCCGCCGGGCCGGTGGACGGGGTCGCCGTCGCCGGCGCCGCGCCGGCCCCGCCCCTGTCCCCACCGCACAGCAGCAACCGTGACCAGCCAGGAACGAGAGTCCCATGA
- a CDS encoding DUF5667 domain-containing protein: MDMIVHKRATAFAEALDNPTEPTGPGTASDASTTDAAATPTTGPAPLVRVARALGELPVPELRAEVKTVQRAQLMAAMEAAVADGSFTPRAAGSAALPQQQAEARGPREPRGPREDRGPRASGEEDAPPPWRRRLAVGGVAVGIAATGFGGVATASSGALPGDSLYGVKRQVESLRITFAGSTAERGAVHLDLASVRMDEVASLSSGGDVPRLRGAMRNFVEQAGRGRDLLLASYTEDGDLAALERLAAFRTAEREQWRGVRDTLPAELDAESAAVEEVLRLIDEDVAPLTAPSATSPGDVAAPAGPPASGLDTTAGEGAEHHAAEAPGAPEDGDEAAGDRADTETAGEPAAEEPEAGAEAAAGAETTDSRTGDQRPGADHTDGAAPGAGTLPEARPEAARPSPGQSQSPEAGTGTAPGASEEEVVVTVPSLVPEQPETDVTLVPEIPGLLPGIVIKLS, encoded by the coding sequence ATGGACATGATCGTTCACAAGCGGGCGACCGCCTTCGCCGAAGCGCTGGACAACCCTACCGAACCGACCGGCCCCGGCACCGCGAGCGACGCGAGCACCACCGACGCGGCCGCCACGCCGACGACCGGCCCGGCTCCCCTGGTGCGGGTCGCCCGCGCGCTCGGCGAGCTGCCCGTGCCCGAGTTGCGCGCCGAGGTGAAGACCGTGCAGCGGGCCCAGCTGATGGCGGCCATGGAGGCCGCCGTCGCGGACGGCAGCTTCACCCCCCGGGCGGCCGGCTCGGCCGCGCTGCCCCAGCAGCAGGCCGAGGCCCGCGGGCCCCGCGAGCCCCGCGGCCCGCGCGAGGACCGCGGCCCGCGCGCCTCGGGCGAGGAGGACGCACCGCCGCCCTGGCGCCGGCGGCTGGCGGTCGGAGGCGTCGCCGTCGGCATCGCCGCCACCGGCTTCGGCGGGGTGGCCACGGCCAGCTCCGGCGCGCTGCCCGGGGACAGCCTCTACGGCGTCAAACGACAGGTGGAGAGCCTGCGGATCACCTTCGCCGGCTCCACGGCGGAACGCGGCGCAGTCCACCTCGACCTGGCCTCGGTGCGGATGGACGAGGTCGCCTCGCTGAGCTCCGGCGGCGACGTGCCGCGCCTGCGCGGCGCCATGCGGAACTTCGTGGAGCAGGCCGGCAGGGGACGTGACCTGCTGCTCGCCTCCTACACCGAGGACGGCGACCTGGCCGCGCTGGAGCGGCTCGCCGCCTTCCGCACCGCCGAGCGCGAGCAGTGGCGGGGAGTCCGCGACACCCTCCCGGCCGAACTCGACGCCGAGTCCGCGGCGGTCGAGGAGGTGCTGCGGCTGATCGACGAGGACGTCGCGCCGCTCACCGCGCCGTCCGCCACCTCCCCCGGCGACGTCGCCGCGCCGGCCGGGCCGCCCGCTAGCGGGCTGGACACCACGGCCGGGGAGGGCGCGGAGCACCACGCGGCCGAGGCGCCCGGTGCCCCGGAGGACGGCGACGAGGCCGCGGGGGACCGCGCGGACACCGAGACGGCCGGGGAGCCCGCCGCCGAGGAGCCGGAGGCCGGTGCGGAGGCGGCCGCCGGCGCCGAGACCACCGACAGCCGGACGGGGGACCAGCGCCCCGGCGCGGACCACACCGACGGCGCCGCACCCGGCGCCGGAACGCTCCCCGAGGCACGCCCCGAGGCCGCGCGGCCCAGCCCCGGACAGAGCCAGTCCCCCGAGGCCGGCACCGGGACCGCGCCGGGCGCCTCGGAGGAGGAGGTCGTGGTCACCGTGCCGTCGCTGGTGCCGGAACAGCCGGAGACCGACGTCACCCTGGTCCCGGAGATCCCCGGGCTGCTGCCCGGCATCGTGATCAAACTGTCCTGA
- a CDS encoding HAD family hydrolase, protein MAARRRLTTTRSGGETDTRAALAGRASATYARIDATGTLAPEVAAPAPRAPGGPAQQPAQPGRPAPSAETVRRRADHPARGPEAGHPAAAAFFDLDNTVMQGAAIFHLARGLYARKFFQTRDLLRFAWQQTAFRVHGAENMGHIADVRQSALSIVKGRSVQEITDLCEQIFDEHMSDKIWPGTRALVQLHLDAGQRVWLVTAAPVETAREIARRLGMTGALGTVSEAVDGHYTGRLVGEPLHGQAKAEAVKALAVTEGLDLGRCAAYSDSANDVPMLSLVGHPYAINPDARLRRHAKEHGWRVHDYRTGRKALRLLSLPVAGVALVGGATAGALRRRRQG, encoded by the coding sequence ATGGCCGCGCGACGAAGGCTCACGACCACACGGTCCGGCGGGGAGACCGACACACGTGCCGCCCTGGCCGGGCGGGCGTCCGCGACTTACGCCCGGATCGACGCGACCGGGACGCTCGCCCCCGAGGTCGCCGCCCCGGCGCCACGGGCGCCCGGCGGCCCCGCCCAGCAGCCCGCCCAGCCCGGCCGGCCGGCGCCCTCCGCCGAGACCGTCCGGCGGCGGGCGGACCACCCGGCGCGCGGCCCGGAGGCCGGCCACCCGGCCGCCGCCGCCTTCTTCGACCTGGACAACACGGTCATGCAGGGCGCCGCCATCTTCCACCTGGCCCGCGGCCTGTACGCGCGGAAGTTCTTCCAGACCCGGGACCTGCTGCGGTTCGCCTGGCAGCAGACCGCGTTCCGGGTGCACGGCGCGGAGAACATGGGGCACATCGCCGACGTGCGGCAGTCCGCGCTCTCCATCGTCAAGGGACGCAGCGTCCAGGAGATCACCGACCTGTGCGAGCAGATCTTCGACGAGCACATGTCGGACAAGATCTGGCCGGGCACCCGGGCGCTGGTCCAGCTCCACCTCGACGCCGGTCAGCGGGTCTGGCTGGTCACGGCCGCCCCGGTGGAGACGGCCCGGGAGATCGCCCGCCGGCTCGGCATGACCGGCGCGCTGGGCACCGTCTCGGAGGCGGTGGACGGGCACTACACCGGCCGGCTGGTGGGTGAGCCGCTGCACGGTCAGGCCAAGGCGGAGGCGGTCAAGGCGCTGGCCGTGACCGAGGGGCTGGACCTGGGGCGGTGCGCGGCCTACAGCGACTCGGCCAACGACGTGCCGATGCTCTCCCTGGTCGGCCACCCGTACGCGATCAACCCGGACGCCCGGCTGCGCCGACACGCCAAGGAGCACGGCTGGCGGGTGCACGACTACCGCACCGGCCGCAAGGCGCTGCGGCTGCTGTCCCTGCCGGTCGCGGGCGTGGCGCTGGTGGGCGGCGCCACCGCCGGGGCGCTGCGGCGCCGCCGGCAGGGCTGA
- a CDS encoding ECF subfamily RNA polymerase sigma factor, BldN family translates to MYPHVGVETSGLATLRALVNACLTPAPAYALAVPYGAPYATTRGGRMAMRTRTESTTRRGSNFSRGPASDSDSLRIMGLVERAQGGDSSAFGDLYDHYSDTVYRYVYYRVGSRATAEDLTSETFLRALRRIGTFTWQGRDFGAWLVTIARNLVADHFKSSRFRLEVTTGEMLDANEVEGSPEDSVLEQLSNEALLCAVRKLNPQQQECVTLRFLQGLSVAETARVMGKNEGAIKTLQYRAVRTLARLLPEDVR, encoded by the coding sequence GTGTACCCACACGTCGGGGTTGAGACCTCTGGCTTGGCGACGCTGCGCGCTTTGGTGAACGCCTGCCTGACGCCCGCACCCGCGTACGCCCTCGCCGTGCCGTACGGCGCACCGTACGCGACGACGAGAGGCGGGCGGATGGCCATGCGCACCCGCACCGAGAGCACCACCCGCCGCGGCTCCAACTTCTCCCGCGGCCCGGCCTCCGACAGCGACAGCCTGCGGATCATGGGGCTGGTCGAGCGGGCCCAGGGCGGCGACAGCTCCGCCTTCGGCGACCTCTACGACCACTACTCCGACACGGTCTACCGCTACGTCTACTACCGCGTGGGCTCCCGGGCCACCGCCGAGGACCTGACCAGCGAGACGTTCCTGCGCGCGCTGCGCCGGATCGGCACCTTCACCTGGCAGGGCCGGGACTTCGGCGCCTGGCTGGTCACCATCGCCCGGAACCTGGTCGCCGACCACTTCAAGTCGAGCAGGTTCCGCCTGGAAGTGACCACCGGGGAGATGCTCGACGCCAACGAGGTGGAGGGCAGCCCGGAGGACTCCGTCCTGGAGCAGCTGTCCAACGAGGCGCTGCTGTGCGCGGTGCGCAAGCTCAACCCGCAGCAGCAGGAGTGCGTGACGCTCCGGTTCCTGCAGGGGTTGTCGGTGGCCGAGACGGCGCGGGTCATGGGCAAGAACGAGGGCGCCATCAAGACCCTCCAGTACCGCGCCGTGCGCACCCTGGCCCGGCTGCTCCCCGAGGACGTCCGCTAG
- the hemB gene encoding porphobilinogen synthase, with product MSDGFPEGVGGPAGAGPAGTTPGFPTVRPRRLRGSAAMRRLVAETRLHPADLILPVFTMEGLTEPVPVRSMPGVVQHSRDSLRKAAVEAAEAGVGGIMLFGLPRQKDAVGSGAWDPDGVLQQAIRDVVAEVGDALVVAADTCLDEFTDHGHCGVLDEHGRVDNDATLELYGRMALAQAEAGVHLVAPSGMMDGQVGHLRRTLDAAGFADTGILAYTAKYASAFFGPFREAVNSSLTGDRRTYQQDPANARESMRELALDVAEGADMVIVKPAMSYLDIVRQVADAVDVPVVAYQVSGEYAMVEAAAANGWVERERIIDETLVSIRRAGARSILTYWAVEVAQRLR from the coding sequence ATGAGCGACGGTTTCCCCGAGGGCGTCGGCGGGCCGGCTGGTGCGGGCCCCGCCGGCACGACGCCGGGCTTCCCGACCGTCCGTCCCCGCCGGCTGCGCGGCAGCGCGGCGATGCGGCGGCTGGTGGCCGAGACCCGGCTGCACCCGGCCGACCTGATCCTCCCGGTGTTCACCATGGAGGGCCTGACCGAGCCGGTGCCGGTCCGCTCCATGCCCGGCGTGGTGCAGCACTCCCGCGACTCGCTGCGCAAGGCCGCGGTGGAGGCCGCGGAGGCGGGTGTCGGCGGAATCATGCTGTTCGGCCTGCCGCGGCAGAAGGACGCGGTGGGCTCCGGCGCCTGGGATCCGGACGGCGTGCTCCAGCAGGCCATCCGGGACGTGGTGGCGGAGGTCGGTGACGCCCTGGTGGTCGCGGCGGACACCTGCCTGGACGAGTTCACCGACCACGGCCACTGCGGGGTGCTGGACGAGCACGGCCGGGTGGACAACGACGCCACGCTGGAGCTGTACGGGCGGATGGCGCTGGCCCAGGCCGAGGCCGGGGTGCACCTGGTCGCGCCGAGCGGCATGATGGACGGCCAGGTCGGCCACCTGCGCCGGACGCTGGACGCGGCGGGCTTCGCCGACACCGGCATCCTGGCCTACACGGCGAAGTACGCCTCCGCCTTCTTCGGGCCGTTCCGCGAGGCGGTGAACTCCTCGCTGACCGGCGACCGCAGGACCTACCAGCAGGATCCGGCGAACGCCCGGGAGTCGATGCGGGAGCTGGCCCTGGACGTCGCCGAGGGCGCCGACATGGTGATCGTCAAGCCGGCGATGTCCTACCTGGACATCGTGCGCCAGGTCGCCGACGCGGTGGACGTGCCGGTGGTGGCCTACCAGGTCTCCGGCGAGTACGCCATGGTGGAGGCGGCGGCGGCCAACGGCTGGGTGGAGCGCGAGCGGATCATCGACGAGACGCTGGTGTCGATCCGCCGGGCCGGCGCCCGCAGCATCCTGACCTACTGGGCCGTGGAGGTCGCCCAGCGCCTGCGCTGA